In Streptacidiphilus sp. P02-A3a, the DNA window GTGACGGCGGCGCTGATCCGCGCGTCCAAGGCCCGGGCGATGTCCACGCTGCTGGTGGGCCATGTCACCAAGGACGGCTCGATCGCCGGGCCGCGGCTGCTGGAGCACCTGGTGGACGTGGTGCTGCACTTCGAGGGCGACCGGCACGCCCGGCTGCGGATCATCCGGGGCATCAAGAACCGCTACGGGGCCACCGACGAGGTCGGCTGCTTCGAGCTGAACGACTCCGGCATCGTCGGCCTGCCCGACCCGTCCGGGCTGTTCCTGACCAAGCGGGACAAGCCCGTCCCGGGGACCTGCCTGACCGTCACCCTGGAGGGCCGCCGGCCGCTGGTGGCCGAGGTGCAGGCGCTGATGGTGGACTCGCAGATCCCCTCGCCCCGGCGGACCACCTCCGGCCTGGAGTCGCCGCGGATCGCGATGATCCTGGCCGTGGTCGAGCGGCACGGCGGGGTGCGGCTCGGCAAGCTGGACATCTACACGGCCACGGTGGGCGGGGTGAAGCTCACCGAGCCCTCGGTGGACCTGGCCATCGCGCTGTCGGTGGCCAGCTCGGCCGCCGACACCCCGCTGCCGTCCAACCTGGTGGCGATCGGCGAGGTCGGGCTGGCCGGGGAGGTCCGCCGGGTGACCGGGGTGGAGCGGCGGCTCGCCGAGGCGGCCCGGCTCGGTTTCACGCACGCCCTGGTCCCGCCGGACCCGGGGAAGGTCCCCCGGGGGATGCGGGTGACCGAGGTCGCCACCATCGGCGAGGCGATGGCCGCGATCCCGGGGCGGCGCGGCGGCTCCGGCGGGCGCCGGGCGCCCAGGAACGGCGCGGCCCCGGCCGCTGCGGGGGCGCAGCCGGGCCCGGCCCGGCCGTCGTTCCGCGACGCCCCGGACGACATCCCGGACGATCCGGCCGAGCTGATGGACGGCTGGGAGGAGATCGCCCCCGAGTAGCGCCGCAGGCAGCGCCCGCGGCGGCGGGCCCCGGGGGCGCCCGCGGGCCCCGCACGCCGATATCCAGACACACCCCACGGCACCCACCGGTAAACTCAGTCGCGCACCCCCTCACCCCACCGGAGGAGTCGTCCCGTGGCAGCCAACGACCGGGCGGACCGTTCCTCCCGCGAGGAGGCCCTCCTACGGGCCTCGCTGAGCGCCGTAGCCCCTGGCACGCCGCTGCGCGACGGCCTGGAGCGCGTGCTGCGCGGCCGTACCGGCGGACTGATCGTGGTCGGCTTCGACAAGCAGGTGGAGGCGCTGAGCACCGGCGGCTTCGTGCTGGACGTCGAGTTCTCCGCCACCCGGCTGCGCGAGCTGTGCAAGCTCGACGGCGCGGTGGTGCTCGACAAGGACATCACCCGGATCGTCCGGGCCGGGGTGCAGCTGGTGCCGGACGCCGACATCCCCACCGAGGAGACCGGCACCCGGCACCGCACGGCCGAGCGGGTGAACAAGCAGACCGGCTACCCGGTGGTCTCGGTGAGCCAGTCGATGCGGCTGATCGCGCTGTACGTCAACGGCGTCCGCCGGGTGATCGAGGACTCGGCGGCGATCCTGTCCCGCGCGAACCAGGCGCTGGCCACGCTGGAGCGCTACAAGCTGCGGCTGGACGAGGTCTCCGGCACCCTCTCCGCGCTGGAGATCGAGGACCTGGTCACGGTCCGCGACGTGACGGCGGTCGCCCAGCGGCTGGAGATGGTCCGCCGGATCGCCGGGGAGATCGCCGGGTACGTGGTCGAACTGGGCACGGACGGGCGGCTGCTCTCGCTCCAGTTGGACGAGCTGATCGCCGGGGTCGAACCGGACCGCGAGCTGGTCGCCCGCGACTACTTCCCGGAGCGCGCCGCCAAGCGCGGGCGCTCGGTGCACGACGTCCTGGCCGACCTGGACGCGCTGAGCCACCCGGAGCTGCTGGAGCTACAGACGGTGGCCAAGGCGCTCGGCTACCCGGGCACCCCGGAGGCTCT includes these proteins:
- the radA gene encoding DNA repair protein RadA, which produces MAARSTTPKVRSSYRCTECGSTPPKWTGRCTECNAWGTIEEVGAVPVRTVAAGPVSTAALPIGQVDARVAASRPTNIDELDRVLGGGLVPGAVALLAGEPGVGKSTLLLDVAAKAASDTHRTLYVTGEESASQVRLRADRINALSPHLYLAAETDLAAVLGHIEQVNPALLVLDSVQTIASGQLDSAPGGPAQIREVTAALIRASKARAMSTLLVGHVTKDGSIAGPRLLEHLVDVVLHFEGDRHARLRIIRGIKNRYGATDEVGCFELNDSGIVGLPDPSGLFLTKRDKPVPGTCLTVTLEGRRPLVAEVQALMVDSQIPSPRRTTSGLESPRIAMILAVVERHGGVRLGKLDIYTATVGGVKLTEPSVDLAIALSVASSAADTPLPSNLVAIGEVGLAGEVRRVTGVERRLAEAARLGFTHALVPPDPGKVPRGMRVTEVATIGEAMAAIPGRRGGSGGRRAPRNGAAPAAAGAQPGPARPSFRDAPDDIPDDPAELMDGWEEIAPE
- the disA gene encoding DNA integrity scanning diadenylate cyclase DisA: MAANDRADRSSREEALLRASLSAVAPGTPLRDGLERVLRGRTGGLIVVGFDKQVEALSTGGFVLDVEFSATRLRELCKLDGAVVLDKDITRIVRAGVQLVPDADIPTEETGTRHRTAERVNKQTGYPVVSVSQSMRLIALYVNGVRRVIEDSAAILSRANQALATLERYKLRLDEVSGTLSALEIEDLVTVRDVTAVAQRLEMVRRIAGEIAGYVVELGTDGRLLSLQLDELIAGVEPDRELVARDYFPERAAKRGRSVHDVLADLDALSHPELLELQTVAKALGYPGTPEALDAAVSPRGYRLLAKVPRLPNTVIERLIEHFGGLQKLLAASLDDLQAVEGVGETRARSVREGLSRLAESSILERYV